A window from Dromaius novaehollandiae isolate bDroNov1 chromosome 1, bDroNov1.hap1, whole genome shotgun sequence encodes these proteins:
- the TRIM45 gene encoding E3 ubiquitin-protein ligase TRIM45 isoform X3, producing MSSGSRCPVCAEPWVAPRLLPCLHSLCAPCLRQLGQLGAPGGAAALSVLCPVCDAEVALPPGGVAQLTPDYLALGRGAAAAGGCDLCADGAAVRRCRTCGAHLCLFCSQAHRRQKKTASHAVAELEDIKDCSQAGKLLFCPSHPTEELRLFCEQCDQPVCRDCVVDGHRQHPYDFTGNVIHRHGNSLRELLKSTQQHVGTLEDVLDQINDMGNAVCSRAEAVAAEICPFANGYMKAIEEHRDRLLKQLEDLKVQKENLLHLQKAQLQQLLLDMRTGVEFTERLLTSGSDLEILITKGVVASRLARLNSVAYSTHPSVDNGIQFSAQERAGQCCGYEVFGTILNKVADPAKCTLQGEGSGVLCNSLMAASCILKSPFHSQHPPDLHNARQNQLTGFTVLCNDTTGEQMGRGGEAVLVTITHKDKKDWWIPGLWPWTQRSPWLPPLVMLWTSHGELRVFGWATQRHLSKEFAQDSGSLNSQVSPWEPRAFLLAAV from the exons ATGTCGTCCGGGTCGCGGTGCCCGGTGTGCGCGGAGCCCTGGGTGGCGCCGCGGCTGCTGCCGTGCCTGCACTCGCTGTGCGCGCCCTGCCTgcggcagctggggcagctgggggcgccgggcggcgccgcggccctcaGCGTGCTGTGCCCGGTGTGCGACGCCGAGGtggcgctgccgccgggcggcGTGGCGCAGCTCACCCCCGACTACCTGGCGctgggccgcggcgcggcggctgccggcgggtGCGACCTGTGTGCCGACGGGGCGGCTGTGAGGCGCTGCCGGACCTGCGGGgcccacctctgcctcttctgctCCCAGGCGCACAG GAGACAGAAGAAGACGGCTTCTCATGCTGTGGCAGAGTTGGAGGACATCAAGGATTGCAGCCAAGCTGGGAAGCTCCTCTTCTGCCCTTCCCATCCGACAGAGGAGCTAAGGCTGTTCTGCGAGCAGTGTGACCAGCCCGTATGCCGGGATTGCGTTGTAGATGGGCACCGGCAGCACCCCTATGACTTCACCGGCAATGTCATCCATAGGCACGGGAACTCCCTCCGGGAGCTGCTCAAGAGCACCCAGCAGCACGTGGGCACCCTAGAGGATGTGCTAGATCAGATCAATGACATGGGCAATGCCGTCTGCAGTCGCGCAGAGGCTGTGGCCGCAGAGATCTGTCCGTTTGCCAACGGGTACATGAAAGCAATTGAAGAGCACCGGGACCGGCTGCTGAAGCAGCTGGAGGACTTGAAGGTGCAGAAGGAAAACCTGCTGCACTTGCAGaaagcccagctgcagcagctgctactGGACATGAGGACCGGTGTGGAGTTCACAGAGCGCTTGCTGACAAGTGGCTCAGACCTGGAGATCCTCATCACCAAAGGGGTGGTGGCAAGCCGGCTGGCAAGGCTGAACAGCGTTGCTTACAGCACCCACCCCAGCGTGGACAATGGGATCCAGTTCTCTGCCCAGGAGAGGGCCGGGCAATGCTGTGGCTATGAAGTTTTTGGGACCATTCTTAACAAAGTGGCGGATCCAGCCAAATGTACCCTGCAAGGGGAAGGTAGTGGGGTGCTGTGCAACAGCCTAATGGCAGCCAGCTGCATCCTAAAGTCACCTTTCCATTCTCAGCACCCACCTG ATCTCCACAATGCCCGTCAGAACCAGCTGACTGGCTTTACAGTGCTCTGCAATGACACCACGGGGGAgcagatggggagaggaggagaggctgtGCTGGTCACTATCACTCACAAGGACAAGAAGGACTG GTGGATACCAGGGCTGTGGCCATGGACACAAAGGTCACCCTGGCTGCCCCCACTGGTCATGCTGTGGACAAGTCATGGAGAGCTGCGAGTGTTTGGGTGGGCCACCCAGCGACACCTCTCAAAGGAGTTTGCTCAGGACAGTGGCTCTCTGAACAGCCAGGTGAGCCCCTGGGAACCTAGGGCCTTCCTACTGGCTGCTGTATAA
- the TRIM45 gene encoding E3 ubiquitin-protein ligase TRIM45 isoform X2, giving the protein MSSGSRCPVCAEPWVAPRLLPCLHSLCAPCLRQLGQLGAPGGAAALSVLCPVCDAEVALPPGGVAQLTPDYLALGRGAAAAGGCDLCADGAAVRRCRTCGAHLCLFCSQAHRRQKKTASHAVAELEDIKDCSQAGKLLFCPSHPTEELRLFCEQCDQPVCRDCVVDGHRQHPYDFTGNVIHRHGNSLRELLKSTQQHVGTLEDVLDQINDMGNAVCSRAEAVAAEICPFANGYMKAIEEHRDRLLKQLEDLKVQKENLLHLQKAQLQQLLLDMRTGVEFTERLLTSGSDLEILITKGVVASRLARLNSVAYSTHPSVDNGIQFSAQERAGQCCGYEVFGTILNKVADPAKCTLQGEDLHNARQNQLTGFTVLCNDTTGEQMGRGGEAVLVTITHKDKKDCTVKATVCDNGDGTYHISYSPEEPGLYAVCVCVKGQHVQGSPFTLTVKNKFRKHQGVFHCCTFCSSGGQKAARCACGGTMPGGYQGCGHGHKGHPGCPHWSCCGQVMESCECLGGPPSDTSQRSLLRTVAL; this is encoded by the exons ATGTCGTCCGGGTCGCGGTGCCCGGTGTGCGCGGAGCCCTGGGTGGCGCCGCGGCTGCTGCCGTGCCTGCACTCGCTGTGCGCGCCCTGCCTgcggcagctggggcagctgggggcgccgggcggcgccgcggccctcaGCGTGCTGTGCCCGGTGTGCGACGCCGAGGtggcgctgccgccgggcggcGTGGCGCAGCTCACCCCCGACTACCTGGCGctgggccgcggcgcggcggctgccggcgggtGCGACCTGTGTGCCGACGGGGCGGCTGTGAGGCGCTGCCGGACCTGCGGGgcccacctctgcctcttctgctCCCAGGCGCACAG GAGACAGAAGAAGACGGCTTCTCATGCTGTGGCAGAGTTGGAGGACATCAAGGATTGCAGCCAAGCTGGGAAGCTCCTCTTCTGCCCTTCCCATCCGACAGAGGAGCTAAGGCTGTTCTGCGAGCAGTGTGACCAGCCCGTATGCCGGGATTGCGTTGTAGATGGGCACCGGCAGCACCCCTATGACTTCACCGGCAATGTCATCCATAGGCACGGGAACTCCCTCCGGGAGCTGCTCAAGAGCACCCAGCAGCACGTGGGCACCCTAGAGGATGTGCTAGATCAGATCAATGACATGGGCAATGCCGTCTGCAGTCGCGCAGAGGCTGTGGCCGCAGAGATCTGTCCGTTTGCCAACGGGTACATGAAAGCAATTGAAGAGCACCGGGACCGGCTGCTGAAGCAGCTGGAGGACTTGAAGGTGCAGAAGGAAAACCTGCTGCACTTGCAGaaagcccagctgcagcagctgctactGGACATGAGGACCGGTGTGGAGTTCACAGAGCGCTTGCTGACAAGTGGCTCAGACCTGGAGATCCTCATCACCAAAGGGGTGGTGGCAAGCCGGCTGGCAAGGCTGAACAGCGTTGCTTACAGCACCCACCCCAGCGTGGACAATGGGATCCAGTTCTCTGCCCAGGAGAGGGCCGGGCAATGCTGTGGCTATGAAGTTTTTGGGACCATTCTTAACAAAGTGGCGGATCCAGCCAAATGTACCCTGCAAGGGGAAG ATCTCCACAATGCCCGTCAGAACCAGCTGACTGGCTTTACAGTGCTCTGCAATGACACCACGGGGGAgcagatggggagaggaggagaggctgtGCTGGTCACTATCACTCACAAGGACAAGAAGGACTG TACAGTAAAGGCAACAGTGTGTGATAATGGTGATGGGACCTACCATATTTCCTATAGCCCTGAGGAGCCAGGCTTGTATGCTGTCTGCGTCTGTGTGAAAGGGCAGCATGTACAG GGCTCTCCATTCACTCTGACTGTGAAAAACAAGTTCCGCAAGCACCAAGGTGTGTTTCACTGCTGCACGTTCTGCTCTAGTGGAGGCCAGAaagctgctcgctgtgcctgtggtGGGACTATGCCAG GTGGATACCAGGGCTGTGGCCATGGACACAAAGGTCACCCTGGCTGCCCCCACTGGTCATGCTGTGGACAAGTCATGGAGAGCTGCGAGTGTTTGGGTGGGCCACCCAGCGACACCTCTCAAAGGAGTTTGCTCAGGACAGTGGCTCTCTGA
- the TRIM45 gene encoding E3 ubiquitin-protein ligase TRIM45 isoform X1 gives MSSGSRCPVCAEPWVAPRLLPCLHSLCAPCLRQLGQLGAPGGAAALSVLCPVCDAEVALPPGGVAQLTPDYLALGRGAAAAGGCDLCADGAAVRRCRTCGAHLCLFCSQAHRRQKKTASHAVAELEDIKDCSQAGKLLFCPSHPTEELRLFCEQCDQPVCRDCVVDGHRQHPYDFTGNVIHRHGNSLRELLKSTQQHVGTLEDVLDQINDMGNAVCSRAEAVAAEICPFANGYMKAIEEHRDRLLKQLEDLKVQKENLLHLQKAQLQQLLLDMRTGVEFTERLLTSGSDLEILITKGVVASRLARLNSVAYSTHPSVDNGIQFSAQERAGQCCGYEVFGTILNKVADPAKCTLQGEGSGVLCNSLMAASCILKSPFHSQHPPDLHNARQNQLTGFTVLCNDTTGEQMGRGGEAVLVTITHKDKKDCTVKATVCDNGDGTYHISYSPEEPGLYAVCVCVKGQHVQGSPFTLTVKNKFRKHQGVFHCCTFCSSGGQKAARCACGGTMPGGYQGCGHGHKGHPGCPHWSCCGQVMESCECLGGPPSDTSQRSLLRTVAL, from the exons ATGTCGTCCGGGTCGCGGTGCCCGGTGTGCGCGGAGCCCTGGGTGGCGCCGCGGCTGCTGCCGTGCCTGCACTCGCTGTGCGCGCCCTGCCTgcggcagctggggcagctgggggcgccgggcggcgccgcggccctcaGCGTGCTGTGCCCGGTGTGCGACGCCGAGGtggcgctgccgccgggcggcGTGGCGCAGCTCACCCCCGACTACCTGGCGctgggccgcggcgcggcggctgccggcgggtGCGACCTGTGTGCCGACGGGGCGGCTGTGAGGCGCTGCCGGACCTGCGGGgcccacctctgcctcttctgctCCCAGGCGCACAG GAGACAGAAGAAGACGGCTTCTCATGCTGTGGCAGAGTTGGAGGACATCAAGGATTGCAGCCAAGCTGGGAAGCTCCTCTTCTGCCCTTCCCATCCGACAGAGGAGCTAAGGCTGTTCTGCGAGCAGTGTGACCAGCCCGTATGCCGGGATTGCGTTGTAGATGGGCACCGGCAGCACCCCTATGACTTCACCGGCAATGTCATCCATAGGCACGGGAACTCCCTCCGGGAGCTGCTCAAGAGCACCCAGCAGCACGTGGGCACCCTAGAGGATGTGCTAGATCAGATCAATGACATGGGCAATGCCGTCTGCAGTCGCGCAGAGGCTGTGGCCGCAGAGATCTGTCCGTTTGCCAACGGGTACATGAAAGCAATTGAAGAGCACCGGGACCGGCTGCTGAAGCAGCTGGAGGACTTGAAGGTGCAGAAGGAAAACCTGCTGCACTTGCAGaaagcccagctgcagcagctgctactGGACATGAGGACCGGTGTGGAGTTCACAGAGCGCTTGCTGACAAGTGGCTCAGACCTGGAGATCCTCATCACCAAAGGGGTGGTGGCAAGCCGGCTGGCAAGGCTGAACAGCGTTGCTTACAGCACCCACCCCAGCGTGGACAATGGGATCCAGTTCTCTGCCCAGGAGAGGGCCGGGCAATGCTGTGGCTATGAAGTTTTTGGGACCATTCTTAACAAAGTGGCGGATCCAGCCAAATGTACCCTGCAAGGGGAAGGTAGTGGGGTGCTGTGCAACAGCCTAATGGCAGCCAGCTGCATCCTAAAGTCACCTTTCCATTCTCAGCACCCACCTG ATCTCCACAATGCCCGTCAGAACCAGCTGACTGGCTTTACAGTGCTCTGCAATGACACCACGGGGGAgcagatggggagaggaggagaggctgtGCTGGTCACTATCACTCACAAGGACAAGAAGGACTG TACAGTAAAGGCAACAGTGTGTGATAATGGTGATGGGACCTACCATATTTCCTATAGCCCTGAGGAGCCAGGCTTGTATGCTGTCTGCGTCTGTGTGAAAGGGCAGCATGTACAG GGCTCTCCATTCACTCTGACTGTGAAAAACAAGTTCCGCAAGCACCAAGGTGTGTTTCACTGCTGCACGTTCTGCTCTAGTGGAGGCCAGAaagctgctcgctgtgcctgtggtGGGACTATGCCAG GTGGATACCAGGGCTGTGGCCATGGACACAAAGGTCACCCTGGCTGCCCCCACTGGTCATGCTGTGGACAAGTCATGGAGAGCTGCGAGTGTTTGGGTGGGCCACCCAGCGACACCTCTCAAAGGAGTTTGCTCAGGACAGTGGCTCTCTGA